A single window of Helicobacter pylori NCTC 11637 = CCUG 17874 = ATCC 43504 = JCM 12093 DNA harbors:
- the nusB gene encoding transcription antitermination factor NusB yields the protein MATRTQARGAVVELLYAFESGNEEIKKIASSMLEEKKIKNNQLAFALSLFNGVLERINEIDALIEPHLKDWDFKRLGSMEKAILRLGAYEIGFTPTQNPIIINECIELGKLYAEPNTPKFLNAILDSLSKKLAQKPLN from the coding sequence ATGGCGACACGAACTCAAGCCAGGGGGGCTGTGGTTGAATTGTTGTATGCGTTTGAGAGCGGTAATGAAGAAATTAAAAAAATCGCTTCTAGCATGTTAGAAGAAAAAAAGATTAAAAACAACCAGCTCGCTTTCGCTTTAAGCCTTTTTAATGGCGTGTTAGAAAGAATCAATGAAATTGATGCTCTCATTGAACCGCATTTAAAAGACTGGGATTTCAAGCGATTAGGGAGCATGGAAAAGGCGATTTTACGCTTAGGGGCGTATGAAATTGGCTTCACGCCCACGCAAAACCCTATCATCATCAACGAATGCATAGAGCTTGGCAAACTCTACGCTGAGCCTAACACCCCTAAATTTTTAAACGCTATCTTGGATTCTTTGAGCAAAAAGCTCGCTCAAAAACCCTTGAATTGA
- the ribH gene encoding 6,7-dimethyl-8-ribityllumazine synthase, which translates to MRIIEGKLQLQGNERVAILTSRFNHIITDRLKEGAMDCFKRHGGDENLLDIVLVPGAYELPFILERLLGSEKYDGVCVLGAIIRGGTPHFDYVSAEATKGIAHAMLKYSMPVSFGVLTTDNIEQAIERAGSKAGNKGFEAMSTLIELLSLCQTLKG; encoded by the coding sequence ATGCGAATCATAGAAGGGAAATTGCAATTGCAAGGGAATGAAAGAGTCGCTATTTTAACATCGCGCTTCAATCATATCATCACAGACAGATTAAAAGAAGGGGCGATGGACTGCTTTAAAAGGCATGGGGGCGATGAGAATCTTTTAGACATCGTGCTGGTGCCTGGGGCTTATGAATTGCCTTTCATTTTAGAGAGGTTGTTAGGGAGCGAAAAATACGATGGCGTGTGCGTTTTAGGAGCGATTATTAGAGGGGGGACTCCGCATTTTGACTATGTGAGCGCGGAAGCGACTAAGGGCATTGCCCATGCGATGCTCAAATACAGCATGCCGGTAAGCTTTGGCGTGCTGACCACAGACAATATTGAACAAGCGATTGAAAGAGCGGGCAGTAAAGCCGGCAATAAGGGCTTTGAAGCGATGAGCACCCTCATTGAATTGTTGAGCTTGTGCCAAACTCTCAAGGGTTAA
- the kdsA gene encoding 3-deoxy-8-phosphooctulonate synthase, producing MKTSKTKTPKSVLIAGPCVIESLENLRSIAIKLQPLANNERLDFYFKASFDKANRTSLESYRGPGLEKGLEMLQIIKEEFGYKILTDVHESYQASTAAKVADILQIPAFLCRQTDLIVKVSQTNAIINIKKGQFMNPKDMQYSVLKALKTRDSSIQSPTYETALKNGVWLCERGSSFGYGNLVVDMRSLKIMREFAPVIFDATHSVQMPGGANGKSSGDSSFAPILARAAAAVGIDGLFAETHVDPKNALSDGANMLKPSELEHLVTDMLKIQNLF from the coding sequence ATGAAAACTTCTAAAACAAAAACCCCCAAATCCGTTTTAATCGCTGGCCCATGCGTCATTGAGAGCTTAGAAAATCTAAGAAGTATCGCTATTAAATTGCAACCCCTAGCCAACAACGAGCGATTGGATTTTTATTTTAAAGCGAGTTTTGATAAGGCGAACCGCACGAGTTTAGAGAGTTACAGAGGGCCTGGTTTAGAAAAAGGCCTAGAAATGTTACAAATTATCAAAGAGGAATTTGGTTATAAAATTTTAACCGATGTGCATGAGAGCTATCAAGCAAGCACAGCGGCCAAAGTAGCGGATATTTTACAAATCCCGGCGTTTTTGTGCCGCCAAACGGACCTGATTGTAAAAGTGAGCCAAACTAACGCTATTATCAATATCAAAAAAGGGCAATTCATGAACCCAAAAGACATGCAATATTCTGTTCTAAAAGCCCTTAAAACAAGGGATAGCAGCATTCAAAGCCCCACTTATGAAACAGCGTTAAAAAATGGCGTGTGGCTGTGTGAAAGGGGGAGTAGCTTTGGGTATGGGAATTTAGTGGTGGATATGCGCTCTTTAAAAATCATGCGAGAGTTTGCCCCTGTGATTTTTGACGCTACCCATAGCGTGCAAATGCCAGGGGGAGCGAACGGGAAAAGTTCGGGAGACAGCTCTTTTGCCCCTATTTTAGCCAGAGCGGCGGCGGCGGTGGGGATTGATGGGTTGTTCGCTGAAACGCATGTTGATCCTAAAAACGCCCTAAGCGATGGGGCGAACATGCTAAAACCTAGCGAGCTAGAACACTTAGTAACCGACATGTTAAAAATCCAAAATTTATTTTAA
- a CDS encoding carbonic anhydrase, with protein sequence MEAFLGALEFQENEYEELKELYESLKTKQKPHTLFISCVDSRVVPNLITGTKPGELYVIRNMGNVIPPKTSHKESLSTIASIEYAIVHVGVQNLIICGHSDCGACGSIHSINDETTKAKTPYIADWIQFLEPIKEELKNHPQFSNHFAKRSWLTERLNVLLQLNNLLSYDFIQERVINNELKIFGWHYIIETGRIYNYNFESHFFEPIEETIKQRKSHENF encoded by the coding sequence GTGGAAGCGTTTTTAGGAGCGTTAGAGTTTCAAGAGAATGAATACGAAGAGCTTAAAGAGCTTTATGAGAGCTTAAAAACCAAGCAAAAGCCCCACACTTTGTTCATTTCTTGCGTGGATTCACGAGTCGTGCCTAATCTAATCACTGGCACCAAACCGGGCGAATTGTATGTGATCCGCAACATGGGCAATGTGATCCCCCCTAAAACAAGCCATAAAGAGTCCCTTTCTACTATTGCGAGCATTGAATACGCTATTGTGCATGTGGGCGTTCAAAACTTAATCATTTGCGGGCATAGCGATTGTGGGGCTTGCGGGAGCATTCATTCAATTAATGATGAAACCACCAAAGCTAAAACCCCTTACATTGCAGACTGGATACAATTTTTAGAGCCTATCAAAGAAGAGTTAAAAAACCACCCACAATTCAGCAACCATTTCGCCAAGCGTTCATGGCTTACAGAGCGTTTGAACGTGCTCTTGCAACTCAACAACCTCTTAAGCTATGATTTCATTCAAGAAAGAGTGATAAATAACGAATTAAAAATTTTTGGTTGGCACTACATCATAGAAACAGGCAGGATTTATAATTATAATTTTGAAAGCCATTTTTTTGAGCCGATTGAAGAAACCATTAAACAAAGGAAAAGTCATGAAAACTTCTAA
- the pyrF gene encoding orotidine-5'-phosphate decarboxylase, which translates to MQLCVALDLEKKEDNLSLLQELKGLDLWAKVGLRSFIRDGAVFLDEIRKIDGNFKIFLDLKLYDIPYTMANAALECAKLEIDMLTVHLSSAKSALTILMQRLNALKKRPLIMGVSALTSFSEEEFLMVYNAPLKTQAIKLSAMGKESGIDGVVCSVFESLAIKEALGQGFLTLTPGIRLDKNDKEDQERVANAKEAKQNLSDFIVVGRPIYQAKEPREVVLELLKDC; encoded by the coding sequence ATGCAATTATGTGTCGCATTGGATTTAGAAAAAAAAGAGGACAATCTTTCTTTATTGCAAGAATTAAAGGGCTTAGATTTATGGGCTAAGGTGGGGCTTAGATCTTTTATAAGAGACGGGGCTGTTTTTTTAGATGAAATCAGAAAGATTGATGGGAATTTTAAGATTTTTTTGGATTTGAAGCTCTATGATATTCCTTATACCATGGCAAATGCCGCTCTAGAATGCGCGAAATTAGAAATTGACATGCTCACCGTGCATTTGAGCAGCGCTAAAAGCGCGCTAACCATTTTAATGCAACGCTTAAACGCTCTTAAAAAACGCCCTTTAATCATGGGCGTGAGCGCTTTAACCAGCTTTAGCGAAGAGGAATTTTTGATGGTGTATAACGCTCCTTTAAAAACGCAAGCGATCAAATTAAGCGCTATGGGTAAAGAGAGCGGGATTGATGGGGTGGTGTGTTCGGTGTTTGAAAGTTTGGCGATTAAAGAGGCTTTAGGTCAAGGCTTTTTGACTTTAACCCCTGGCATAAGGCTGGATAAAAATGATAAAGAAGATCAAGAAAGGGTGGCGAACGCTAAAGAAGCTAAACAAAATTTAAGCGATTTTATCGTAGTGGGCCGCCCCATTTATCAGGCTAAAGAGCCTAGAGAAGTGGTTTTAGAGCTTTTAAAGGATTGTTAA
- the panC gene encoding pantoate--beta-alanine ligase gives MRVLETIAALREYRKNLKESVGFVPTMGALHKGHQSLIERSLKENSHTIVSVFVNPTQFGANEDFNAYPRPLEKDLALCEGLGVNAVFTPKIGEMYPYEIEQRLKLYAPKFLSSSLEGAVRHGHFDGVVQVVLKLFHLINPTRAYFGKKDAQQLLIIEHLVKDLLLDIEIVPCEIARDSDNLALSSRNVYLNATQRKQALAIPKALENIKQAIDKGEKACEKLKKLGLEILETLEVDYLEFCNHKLEPLKIIEPTNTLILVAARVGKTRLLDNLWV, from the coding sequence ATGCGCGTGTTAGAAACGATTGCTGCTTTAAGAGAGTATCGTAAAAATTTGAAAGAAAGCGTGGGGTTTGTGCCGACTATGGGGGCTTTACACAAAGGGCATCAAAGCTTGATAGAAAGGAGTTTGAAAGAAAATTCCCACACGATTGTGAGCGTTTTTGTCAACCCCACGCAATTTGGGGCTAACGAAGATTTTAACGCTTACCCGCGCCCTTTAGAAAAGGATTTGGCTTTGTGTGAAGGACTAGGCGTTAATGCGGTGTTTACGCCTAAAATTGGCGAAATGTATCCCTATGAAATAGAGCAACGCCTGAAACTCTATGCTCCTAAATTTTTATCTAGCTCTTTAGAGGGAGCGGTGCGTCATGGGCATTTTGATGGGGTGGTTCAGGTCGTGTTAAAATTGTTCCATCTTATCAATCCCACTAGAGCGTATTTTGGCAAAAAGGACGCCCAACAGCTTTTAATCATTGAGCATTTAGTTAAAGATTTGCTTTTAGACATTGAAATAGTGCCATGCGAGATTGCGCGCGATAGCGATAATTTGGCTTTAAGCTCTAGGAATGTGTATTTGAATGCAACACAAAGAAAACAAGCCCTAGCCATTCCAAAAGCTCTAGAAAACATCAAGCAAGCCATAGATAAGGGCGAAAAAGCGTGCGAAAAGCTTAAAAAACTAGGGCTTGAAATTTTAGAAACCTTGGAAGTGGATTATTTGGAATTTTGCAACCACAAGCTGGAGCCTTTAAAGATCATAGAGCCAACTAACACGCTCATTTTGGTGGCGGCTCGTGTGGGTAAAACCAGGCTTTTAGACAATTTATGGGTGTAG